In bacterium, the sequence TCGTGAAGGCGGTCATACAGTAGGCGCCGGCGTTATCGCCGAGATTGTAGAATAACGGTAGGGATATCGAATGAGAGAAATTACATATTTAAGCTGTGGTGACTGTAAGCGCAAAAATTATGTCACAAAAAAAAATAAACGTTTGCATCCGGAAAAACTTTCCATGAAGAAGTTTTGCCGTTTTTGTGCAAAGCATACAGTGCATAAGGAAACTAAATAATTCGTGGTCATGTTTTGCTGGCCTAGAAAAAACTATGCGGGCCAGTAGCTCTAACGGCTAGAGCACCGGTCTCCAAAACCGGGTGTTGCTGGTTCGAATCCAGCCTGGCCTGCCAGTTAAAATACTCATGCAAGTCGAGGTGTGATGGTGTTTCGGAAATTATTTACATTTATAAGAGAATCGTATGCGGAATTAAAACGTGTAACCTGGCCTTCCCGCAAAGAGGTCCTGGGGTCTACCCTGGTGGTCTTTATTGTGGTAGGCATCATAATGTTATTTATAGCATTATTTGATTTCCTTCTGACCATTTTGGTCCGGATGATTGTATAGGGGTGTCTAAGTGTCGGCCAATTGGTATGTTGTAAACACATATTCGGGGAACGAGAACAAGGTGAAAGCCAACCTGGAGCAGCGGATTAAATCCATGGGCATGGAGGATCGAATTTTTCAGATCCTGATACCTTCGGAGGAGGTTTCTGAAATCCGGGGAGGGAAGAAAAAAATATCAACCAAACGTTTTTTTCCCGGCTATGTTTTGGTACAAATGGAAATTGATGATGATGCCTGGTATGTTGTGCGCAATACGCCCAAAGTCACCGGGTTTGTCGGTTCGGGAAATCATCCCACACCTTTGGAAGAAGATGAGATCAAAGGCATTTTAGGGCAGTTGGAAGGCACCAAGTCCAAACCCAAACCAAAAATTGATTTTGAAGTCGGCGAGAGGATCAAGGTTACTGATGGTCCTTTTACCAATTTTACCGGTGTGGTGGAAGAATTAAATCTGGAACGCGGCAAGCTCAAAGCGATGGTATCGATTTTTGGACGTCAGACACCTGTTGAGTTGGAATTCGTTCAGGTTGAGAAGGATTAAGGAGAAGAACAATGGCAAAGCAAGTCAAATCAATTGTAAAATTGCAGGTCCCGGCTGGAAAAGCCAATCCTGCACCGCCGGTGGGCCCGGCATTGGGTCAGGCTGGTGTAAATATCATGGAATTTTGTAAGGCATTTAATGCACAGACACAGAACCAGGAAGGTATGATTATTCCGGTGGTTATTACGGTTTATCAGGACCGCTCTTTTTCGTTTATCTGTAAGACCCCGCCGGCATCTATTTTGCTCAAACGCGAGGCCGGTTTGGCCAAAGCAAGCCAAACACCGGGCCGGCAGGTGATTGCAACGGTAAAGCGTTCCAGTGTGAAAACAATTGCAGAGACCAAGATGGTTGATCTCAATTCGGCCAGTCTGGAAGCAGCCATGCGGGTTATCGAGGGAACTGCCCGCAGCATGGGTCTTAAAGTCGAGGATTAATTCGTAGGGGTGATTCATATCCGGAAAACGGGCACAAGTGAATCGTCTTTGCATTTTGCGGAGCAAAAACACAAAATTGTTTTGAAAATAGAAAATAGATAGTAGAACGCATTTGAGATTATCTCAATTTTCTATTTTCGATTTTCAAATGCTCTGCATTTTGCGGAGCAAAATGCTAGTGGGAGGGTTTCTTCGGGAAATCCGCCAATACCACGGAGGATGAAAATGCGTAAAGAAAGCAAACGGCATAGTGCCAACAAAAAGCTGGTTGACCGGGAAAAAATTTATTCACTGACAGACGCGGTTGAGGTTTTACAATCGACCGGTAAAACAAAATTTGATGAAACGGTTGACGTTTCGGTTCGCTTGGGGGTTAATCCCAAAAAGGCGGATCAGCAGGTTCGTGGAACCATGGTGTTGCCCAATGGTACCGGTAAAACGAAAAAAATATGCGTGATTACCAAGGGTGAGAATATTAAAATCGCGGAAGAAGCCGGTGCTGATTATGCCGGTTTTGAGGATATTATTGAGAAAATTCAGGGTGGTTGGTTTGATTTCGAGGTGGTGATTGCCACACCGGACGTCATGCGTGATGTGGGTAAATTAGGCAAGACTCTGGGAACCAAAGGCATGATGCCCAATCCCAAAGCCGGGACAGTCACTCAGAATGTTGCTCAGGCGATCAAGGAAATTAAGGCCGGCCGGATCGAGTACCGCGTTAACAATGAAGGCTTGGTAAACTTTGGTGTGGGTAAAATGTCTTTTGGAACGGAGAAGGTTGTGGCCAATGCGAAGTTTGCAGTGGAGACGATTTTAAAAGCCAAACCATCGGGTGCCAAAGGTCAGTATATGAAGGGTGTGGCCATCTCGACCACCATGGGCCCCGGTCTCAAGCTTGAGGTAACTCAGTTTTCAGCGAAATAATCTGTAGGGGCGAGGTGACCTCGCCCCTACTACAATATTTAAAAAGCAGTTCGGTCAAAGACAGTCGGCACCGCAAGGTTTAAATGATTGGTTTGACAATCAGCCCACCGAGATCAGGCGTCTGCCATTACGAGCGGTTAGAATTATCCTTAGGATGATTTTGGTGTTTGTAGTCAGACCCCGGCCCGGTGAGGCTGGGGTCTTTTTTTTGTGGATCGTAACGTTATTGTAGAAAGGCAGGTGAAAAAGATGGCAACAACCAAGGCGAAAAAATCTCAAGTGATGGATGAGATCCGCGAGGTGCTGAAAGAAAAGAAGAATGTTATTCTAACAGAGTATCGCGGATTGAATGTGGAGCAAGTTACCCAGTTACGTAATGTTTTGCGCAAGGCCGGTATGACGTATAAGGTCTTGAAAAATACGCTTTCCCGCAAACTCTTTGAAGAAGCTGGTATTACTGAATTGGCGGACCAATTAGTCGGGCCGGTTGCAGTGAGCTTTCTCAGCGAGGATGTGGCAGCGTCTTCCAAGGCATTGATTGACTATGCAAAGAAAAATGAATTGTTGGTAATCAAAGTCGGTTACGTGGATGGCAAGCTGGTTGATTTAGAAGGGATCAAAGCGATTGCAGCACTGCCTTCGCGGGAAATTCTTCTGGGGATGGTGCTCGCGACCATGCAGGCGCCGGTCAAGGACCTGCTTTCAGTGCTCCAGGGCAATACGCGCAAGCTTATCTATGCTTTAAATGCGATCAAGGAACAAAAAGAAAAAGAAGCTGCTTAATTGCGGTTAAATTAAAATAAAAAATAAATAGTGACCAGAAGGAGATTAGACAAATGGCTTTGACAAAAGATGAAATTATTGATGCAATCGGCGGGATGACAGTACTGGAAGTTTCTGAGATGGTAAAAGCAATGGAAGAGAAGTTTGGTGTTTCGGCGGCTGCGCCGGTGATGATGGGCGGTATGATGCCTGCTGCTGGTGGCGGCGAGGCTGCGGCTGAGGAAAAAACTGCGTTTGATGTCATCCTCAGTGGCGTCGGCGACAAAAAAATCCAGGTGATTAAGGTTGTGCGTGAATTAACCGGTCTGGGTCTCAAGGAAGCCAAGGATTTGGTTGACTCGGCCCCCAAACCAGTTAAAGAGGGTGTCAGCAAGGAAGAGTCTGAAACCCTGAAAGCCAAGCTGGAAGAAGTCGGCGCGATTATCGAAGTAAAATAATTTTTGCATGCTTGAACTTACAAGACCCTGATAACCCATGTTGGTTATTGGGGTCTTGCTGTATCGAGGGGGAGTGTTTTGCCAGGAAAAATAATTCGCGGCAACAATGCTGAACGGCTGAAGCGGTTTTTAAACATACCGGAACCAGGTGTGTTTTTTCAGTTTAATCCGGGCAGGCAGTATTCTCCGCCGGGATTGCTGTTTGGCAATCCGGAGCGTGAGATTGCCTGTTATCGCACCGAAGATGTTGCGCGTTTTTTTGCCCATGTTGAGCAAGCGCTGAAGGCGGGGTATTTTTTGGCCGGGTACCTCACCTATGAAATAGGCTATGCTTTTGAAGCGATTGTATCTCGACCGATGAAAATCAAGAAGCCGCTCGGCTGGTTTGGTGTTTTTAGAAATCCGCTGAAACTATCCCCGGAGGATATTCGGGAACTTTATCAAATCCATCAGCAGCAACAAACCGTGTGGCCGGATTATTGGCTGCAACCACCTTGCTCCGACTTATCATGGCCGGTTTATCAAAAAAAAATGGAGGCCATTCATCGTGCGATTGCCGCCGGCCGTACTTATCAGGTTAATTTAACATTTCCACTCCAATCACGTGTTGCCGGCAATTTAGGGTCGATGTTTATGGAGATGTACCGGCAACAACCGGTCGGCTATGCCGGTTTGATCAGGAACCGGCATCAGACAATTCTTTCGCTGTCTCCGGAACTTTTTTTTGAGCGCTGTCAAGACCGGATGACCGTTCGCCCGATGAAGGGGACGGCCGCCAGATCCAAGCAGCCTCACCGGGATGCGGCGCTGGCCCGGGAATTGTTTCATTCGAGAAAAAACCGGGCGGAAAATCTGATGATTGTGGACCTGTTGCGAAATGATTTGGGACGGGTATGCCGGGAAAAAACCGTGAAAGTAAAACAGTTATTTAAAGTGGAAAAGTATGCGACGCTGTATCAGATGACATCCGAGATTTCAGGACGTCTGCGCCCGGATGTCACCTGGCAGGGTCTTTTCCAGAGCATCTATCCCTCCGGGTCTGTGACCGGCGCACCCAAAATAAGCACCATGCAGATCATTCATGGGTTGGAAAAAAAGCCCCGCGGGGTCTATACCGGCGCCATCGGATATATCACGCCGAAAAAGCGTGCAGTTTTTAATATTCCGATACGCACACTTGCGATTGATCCTTTGGACGGCAAGGCCTGCTTTGGCGTTGGGAGCGGCATTGTAAGTGATTCACAGGCTGATGCAGAATGGCGGGAAAGCCATTTGAAAGCCGGTTTTTTTACCCGGTTGGCAAGAGAGTATCAATTGATAGAAACCCTGCGCTGGGAACCCAAGACAGGGTTGCATGATTTGTCGCTACATATAAAACGTTTAAAGAAATCAGCTGATTTTTTTAAACTGCCTTGTCCCGTCAACCGCATCCGTGCGTCTGTAAAACAGTATGCCCACACCATAGTGTCATCCAAGCCGCATCGGATTCGGATACTGTTAAATGCGTCGGGGCAGGTATCTATTGAAAGGTTCCGGCTGGGAATCCAGGCCGTTTTTAAGCATGCGCGGATTGGGTTTGCCGCTCAAACGATTGATTCCCAAAACAGCTTTCTTTATCATAAGACAACGAACCGGGAATTGTATAATCAGGCGCTTATTGCGGCCCGGAAGAAAGGCCTGGTAGACGTCTTGTTTTGTAATCAGGCGGGGCGGGTAACGGAAGGGACGATTACCAATTGTTTTATTCGCAAAGACGGCACATGGTTTACACCGCCGCTTACGGACGGCTTGCTGCCGGGGATTGAAAGGGGAAAAATACTGAAAGATAAAAAGATGCAGGTGGTGGAGAAAAGTTTGACAAAAGCGGCATTGTTTCAGGCGGATGAAATTTGGTTGTCAAATTCGGTGCGCGGTTTTTTTCCGGTGACCCTTATAAAAAGATAGCTTGATTTGCATTGTGATCAGGGATAAAATAAATACATCTGAGCACGAAAAAAGTAACTTGTATTTCATGGGAGGTGCACGATGATGAAAAAAATGTTAGGAATTGTTTGTGCTGTGTTGGTGGGATTGCCGGTATTGGTTCAGGCAGAACCAATTTCATTTGAACAGGCAGCCAATGTGACTGGATTGACAGGTATCGAAGTGGGTGTGGAGTTTGATTATTCCTATGAAAAAATTGAAGAAGAAGGTATGTCTGCAGTGGAAAATTCGATTATGGATATCCCGGTTTTCATCCGTCTGGGGTTCCCGGTGCTGGAAGCCAAACTGACAATTCCCTACGGGACTGTCCAGAGCAATGTTGAAGCGGTTGGAGATGAAAATTATAGCGGTATGCGCGATCTGGGGATTGGGTTAAAAACCGGACTGCTCGGCCTGCCGCTTTTTAATCTGGCAGCCGGACTCAATTTTACATTACCGACCGGTGACGTGGAAAAATATCTGGGCGAGGGGCTTAATCTCTATCCGTTTTTAGCAGCGGATTTGGACATCATG encodes:
- the rplL gene encoding 50S ribosomal protein L7/L12 yields the protein MALTKDEIIDAIGGMTVLEVSEMVKAMEEKFGVSAAAPVMMGGMMPAAGGGEAAAEEKTAFDVILSGVGDKKIQVIKVVRELTGLGLKEAKDLVDSAPKPVKEGVSKEESETLKAKLEEVGAIIEVK
- the nusG gene encoding transcription termination/antitermination protein NusG, coding for MSANWYVVNTYSGNENKVKANLEQRIKSMGMEDRIFQILIPSEEVSEIRGGKKKISTKRFFPGYVLVQMEIDDDAWYVVRNTPKVTGFVGSGNHPTPLEEDEIKGILGQLEGTKSKPKPKIDFEVGERIKVTDGPFTNFTGVVEELNLERGKLKAMVSIFGRQTPVELEFVQVEKD
- the rplJ gene encoding 50S ribosomal protein L10, translating into MATTKAKKSQVMDEIREVLKEKKNVILTEYRGLNVEQVTQLRNVLRKAGMTYKVLKNTLSRKLFEEAGITELADQLVGPVAVSFLSEDVAASSKALIDYAKKNELLVIKVGYVDGKLVDLEGIKAIAALPSREILLGMVLATMQAPVKDLLSVLQGNTRKLIYALNAIKEQKEKEAA
- the rplK gene encoding 50S ribosomal protein L11; amino-acid sequence: MAKQVKSIVKLQVPAGKANPAPPVGPALGQAGVNIMEFCKAFNAQTQNQEGMIIPVVITVYQDRSFSFICKTPPASILLKREAGLAKASQTPGRQVIATVKRSSVKTIAETKMVDLNSASLEAAMRVIEGTARSMGLKVED
- the rplA gene encoding 50S ribosomal protein L1 — protein: MRKESKRHSANKKLVDREKIYSLTDAVEVLQSTGKTKFDETVDVSVRLGVNPKKADQQVRGTMVLPNGTGKTKKICVITKGENIKIAEEAGADYAGFEDIIEKIQGGWFDFEVVIATPDVMRDVGKLGKTLGTKGMMPNPKAGTVTQNVAQAIKEIKAGRIEYRVNNEGLVNFGVGKMSFGTEKVVANAKFAVETILKAKPSGAKGQYMKGVAISTTMGPGLKLEVTQFSAK
- the pabB gene encoding aminodeoxychorismate synthase component I encodes the protein MPGKIIRGNNAERLKRFLNIPEPGVFFQFNPGRQYSPPGLLFGNPEREIACYRTEDVARFFAHVEQALKAGYFLAGYLTYEIGYAFEAIVSRPMKIKKPLGWFGVFRNPLKLSPEDIRELYQIHQQQQTVWPDYWLQPPCSDLSWPVYQKKMEAIHRAIAAGRTYQVNLTFPLQSRVAGNLGSMFMEMYRQQPVGYAGLIRNRHQTILSLSPELFFERCQDRMTVRPMKGTAARSKQPHRDAALARELFHSRKNRAENLMIVDLLRNDLGRVCREKTVKVKQLFKVEKYATLYQMTSEISGRLRPDVTWQGLFQSIYPSGSVTGAPKISTMQIIHGLEKKPRGVYTGAIGYITPKKRAVFNIPIRTLAIDPLDGKACFGVGSGIVSDSQADAEWRESHLKAGFFTRLAREYQLIETLRWEPKTGLHDLSLHIKRLKKSADFFKLPCPVNRIRASVKQYAHTIVSSKPHRIRILLNASGQVSIERFRLGIQAVFKHARIGFAAQTIDSQNSFLYHKTTNRELYNQALIAARKKGLVDVLFCNQAGRVTEGTITNCFIRKDGTWFTPPLTDGLLPGIERGKILKDKKMQVVEKSLTKAALFQADEIWLSNSVRGFFPVTLIKR
- a CDS encoding transporter; translation: MMKKMLGIVCAVLVGLPVLVQAEPISFEQAANVTGLTGIEVGVEFDYSYEKIEEEGMSAVENSIMDIPVFIRLGFPVLEAKLTIPYGTVQSNVEAVGDENYSGMRDLGIGLKTGLLGLPLFNLAAGLNFTLPTGDVEKYLGEGLNLYPFLAADLDIMIMKLHANLGYEYRGEYDKENLVGTVMEPVKVKPGDATHWALGIEIPTGDVFTLHAELKGTSYGEATSAGDLVENSKGNTMTFYPGISLKQGIFKAKIGYGIPLEDENDRPLYAERSDWRLLGSASLIFAF
- the rpmG gene encoding 50S ribosomal protein L33, whose translation is MREITYLSCGDCKRKNYVTKKNKRLHPEKLSMKKFCRFCAKHTVHKETK
- the secE gene encoding preprotein translocase subunit SecE gives rise to the protein MVFRKLFTFIRESYAELKRVTWPSRKEVLGSTLVVFIVVGIIMLFIALFDFLLTILVRMIV